The nucleotide window ATAAAGAGTGACATTGAAAGGGAAGAGATAATAAAAACCATAGAAAGGAGCTTTTTCAAGCTATTAGGAGATGAAAAATTCTGTAAGGCCTATGAGAAATATTCTGGCATTCCTGGAAAGGTCTGCATGGAGTTAGCTATAGAGTCAGGAAAAAAGGAGGTTATAGAGGATTTATCAAGGGCGTTAGAGATTATTCTCAGGGATGAAAAGTTCGCCGAGCTAATTCCAGAGATAAGAAGCAACTTCGCATACTCACTTCCGAATCCCAGGGACACCAATGACGTGGCGGCGATCCCTGGGAGAATAACGGTTATTAAAGGAAAACCCTATGCAATGCCTCCTGAATTCGGTGTAAGTAAACACACCGCTAGGTTGCTCGTAAAGGTGTCTAAGCACAACAAGGATATTCGCTCCGTGCTAAACATAAGGTTCGGAAAGGACGTTGAAGATGCTATAAAGAAGGCTGGACTTAGGGTAGCTTACCTACCAAGAGAGCTAAGCTCGATAGAGGAAATCGAAGATAGAATAGCTGAGATGTTTAATGGTAACGAGTTTGACGTTGTAATAGACCCCGGAAGACATGGAGTTGAGCCCTGCGTTTACATATTCGGTAGGAACCCAATGGACGTCATCGTGAAGTTGAAGAAGATTGAGGAGAACCTTTAGGAGG belongs to Pyrococcus abyssi GE5 and includes:
- a CDS encoding thiamine-phosphate synthase family protein yields the protein MRTPTTFWAEIVLPAIRAKVARILSSEGFSQVRIAKELGITQAMVSKYLSKYKPPEILEDIEGKIEAIAVSIAEMIKSDIEREEIIKTIERSFFKLLGDEKFCKAYEKYSGIPGKVCMELAIESGKKEVIEDLSRALEIILRDEKFAELIPEIRSNFAYSLPNPRDTNDVAAIPGRITVIKGKPYAMPPEFGVSKHTARLLVKVSKHNKDIRSVLNIRFGKDVEDAIKKAGLRVAYLPRELSSIEEIEDRIAEMFNGNEFDVVIDPGRHGVEPCVYIFGRNPMDVIVKLKKIEENL